CCCTCGGCCGGGTCTTCGTTTTGCGAGGACGATGTAGCCGAGCGCCGAATCGCAGCGATAAAATCACTGCGGCATGCGCATCTCCAGCCGCCGCGGCACGATCGTGTTCTTCATCATTCTCGGCGCCATTCTTGTGGGCGTCGCGGTGGCGCTCAATGTCAGCTGGATCATCCGCAACCTGCATGAGATCGGCACCCTGATCCTGGGCGCGATTTTCTTCGCCATCATCATCGCCGGCCTGATTCTCAACACCATCTTCCTGGTGCGCGAAATCCGCCGCAACGAGCAGCACGACAGCTTCATCAACGCGGTCACCCACGAACTGAAGACGCCCATCGCCTCCATCCGCCTGTACCTGGAAACTCTGGAATCGCGCTCGCTCGATGACCGGCAGCGGCGCCAGTTCTACGGCATCATGCGCGACGACACCGACCGCCTGCTCGGCACGGTCGAACAGGTCTTGAAGGCCGGCGAGGCGGGGCAGAAGCGCGGACCATCGCATCCGGTGGAATTGGAGTTTTCCGAGCTGGTGCAGCAGTGCCTCGACCTGGCGCGCACGCGCTACAACCTGCCTTCGGAGGCGTTGCGCTACGCCGTGGCGCCTTCCAACGGACATCGTCCTGCCGTCCTGGGCGATCCCGACGAGCTGCGCACCGCCATCGGCAACGTACTCGACAACGCCATCAAGTACTCGGGCGGCAAGGTCAGCGTGGCCGTCGAGGTCTTCGAGCCCGATGAGAAGACAGTCGCGGTTCGCGTTACCGATCGCGGCATTGGCATCCCGCGCGGAGAGCTGCGCCGCATCTTCAAGCGCTTCTACCGCGTCCGCAATCGCGCCGTGGGAGAAGTGAAAGGCACCGGGCTCGGTTTGTTCATCGTCCGCAGCATCACGCGCCGCCATGGCGGCGACGTGCTCGCCGAAAGCGCCGGCGAAGGCCAGGGCGCGACCGTCACCATCCGCCTGCCACGGGTCCGCGCCGCATGAGCCGCCTGCTCATTGTGGAGGACGAGGCGCACCTCGCCGACGGCCTGCGCTTCAATCTCGAAGCCGAAGGCCACTCGGCCGAAGTAGTTTCCACCGGCGAAGCGGCGCTGGAAAAATTACTGTCGCATGCGAACCCGTACGACGCCGTCGTCCTCGACGTGATGCTCCCCGGCATCGACGGCTTCCAGGTCGTGACCGAATTGCGACGCGCGAACCAGTATCTCCCGGTGCTGATGCTGACGGCGCGCGGCCGTCCGGAAGACGTGCTGAAGGGATTCGAGTCCGGCGCCGACGACTATCTGCCCAAGCCCTTCGAGCTCGCCATCCTGATGGCGCGCATCCACGGCCTGCTGCGCCGCAGCGATTGGACGCGCAATCACGCGCCGCGGCCGGCCGCCTCCGAGAACCGCGAAGCGGCCCCCGCCAACGACGTAGTTTCCTTCAACGGTAAGACGGTCGATTTCCGCTCACTCGAACTTCGCGCCGCCGGGCGCACCATCCACCTCACCATGATGGAGGCTGACCTGCTCCGCCACCTGATCCGCAACAACGGCCAGGTCGTCTCCCGCCGATCTTTATTGGAGGATGTGTGGGGGCTGCGCGAAGACACCGACACCCGCGCCATCGACAATTTCATCGTGCGCCTGCGCCGCTACATCGAGCGCGAACCCGCGCGCCCTCGGCATCTGCTCACCGTGCGCGGCGTCGGATACAAGTTCATCCTGGAGCCCGCCGCCGAGGAAAAGAAAGCGCGCCTCAGCCGCTGGCGCGCTTAGCTTCGATTCTGATGTCATCCTGAGCGAAGCAAATTAGCCCGGCCAAGCCGGACTGATCTTGTGAAGTCGGACGATCCCTGCCCGCATCCGCGAACTCGGGGGCCACGGCTACTTCTTTTCCTCGAACTCCTCGCGCAACCGCTTCACCCGCTGCCCCAGGCTCAACAGATACCCGATGTGGACCACCCACGTCAGAATGTAAGCCGCATAGAGGAACTTCATCGCGCCGCCGCCCCCTCAACGGTTTGTTCGTCCAACCGCTGCCGCGCGCGCTCCAGTTGATACCGCAGCGCGATCAGCAGCAGGGCAAAACACGTAAACGCCAGCCAGTTCCACAGTACCGGCGGCCACATCGAGGGATCGAGCCCCGAGCCCTCGCCGCCGCCGATCACCGGCTGTGGATGCTGCGTGCGGAAAATGCGGTTCGACACGTACACCAGCGGCACGTCCACGAACCCGAAGACGGCCAGCACCGCCGCCATCAGCGGCGCCTGTCCGCTTGTCGAGAACCGGCGCAGCACCAGATAGCTGATGTAGATGAGCCACATCACCAGCGTTGTCGTAAGGCGCGCGTCCCACGTCCACCAGATGCCCCACACAGGCTTCGCCCACAGCATCCCCTGGATCAGCACCGTGGTGCAGAACACCACGCCGACCTCCGCCGACGCCGCCGCCACCGCATCGCTTTTGCCGTCGCGCCTGGCCAGGTACACGAGCGACGCGATGAAGTTGGCGAAGAAGCAGGCGAAGGCCGTCATCGCCGAGCCGAAGTGGTAATAGAAGATGCGCTGCACGTCGCCCATCGTGCTCTCGGTCGGCGCCACCTCCAACCCCTGGTACAGCCCCCAGGAGAGCAGTGCCAGCGTGAGCACGGCGAAGATCGTGGTTTTGTTTTTCATTCTGCGTTGAGCACAGTCTCAAACAGCAGCAGACACACCGTGGTAAACACCACGTCGTAGACCCCGAGCAGTTCTATCCAGAAGCGCGCCGACCCGTCGCCGGTCAGCACCAGCGTGGTGGCCGAAACCATGCCCAGGATCGCCGGCAGCGAAATCGGAAACAGCAGCAGCGGCAGCATGACCTCGCGGCTTCGCGTCCGCAGCGAGAGCGCGGCGAAAAACGTCCCGTTCACCACCAGCGCCCACGTTCCCATCATCGCAATGGCGATGAGCTGCTCCGGCGGCCCCACCGAGCGCAGGTTGTAGAACACGATGAACAGCGGCGCCATCACCGCTTCCAGCAAGACCACGAAGAGAAAGTTGCCCGCAGCTTTTGCCAAAAACAGCGCATTCGCCGGCGCCGGCGACGCCCTGAATCCATCGAGCACCTGGTTGTGCATCTCGCGCGCCCAGGTCTGGTTCAGCGCCACGACCGACGCAAACAGAAACGACGTCCAGATCAGACCGCCCGCGATTTTGCGCGACTCTTCCGCTGTGGGATCGAAGGCGAAGCTGAAGATGACCACCACCAGCAGCCCGAAGAAGATCATCGAGTTGATGGCGTCTTTGGAGCGCCACTCGAGCCGGAGGTCCTTGGCGAGGCTGGCGCGCGTGATCGTGAGCAGGGCGCTCACAAGTCGTCGCTCCTCCACTCCATGCGCAGCGATACGGTGGAGGTAAACTGCGCGCTTCGGGCCGGAGCGCTGCCCCCCTGGTCGGTAATGCGCCCGGCTTCCATGCTGACGTAGTTGTCGGCCACGCCATCCAGCAGCGCCGGCTGGTGCGTGATCAGGACCACCGTGCGTCCGGCGTCGCGCAGCGTGGCAAGCGCGTCCACCATGTGCTGCGCCGATCCTGGGTCCACGTTCGAAAACGGTTCGTCGAGCAGCAGTAGCGCCGGATCGTGAACGATCGCGCGCGCCAGCGACAACCGTTGCCGCATTCCCTGCGAGTACTGACCTACGCGGCGCCGCAGCTTGGGATCGAGTTGCACCGCTTCGATCACATCGTGGCAGCGGCGCTCATCGTCAATTCCGTACAGGCAGGCGGTGTAGCGCAGGTTCTCCAGCCCGCTGAGTTGGTCGTAAAGCAGCGGCGCGTGCGGCATATACCCGATGCGCTCGGCCATCTCGCGCAGGTCGGCGCTGCCGAACACGGCCACGCGTCCTCGCGTGGGCTTCATCAACCCGGCGATGATGCGCAACAGCGTGCTCTTCCCCGCCCCATTTTCCCCGACGATGACATGCAGCTTCCCTTGCGCGAAGTCGGCTGTCGCGTCGCGCAACGCGACGGAGGGGCCGAATACTTTGCTCACCGCCGAAAGCTCGACGGCCGGCGTGGCGTCGCACGCTTGCTTGCGCGTGGAATAGTCCGATGTGCTCACTGCGTGCTGGGTGCGGATGGCGAATTCGCAGGCGCGCTCGCGCTCGCCGTCGCGGCCGGTTTCGCCTCGGACTTCGGCGCAGCCGGCTGCGCCCCCGGCTTGCTGCCATCCTGCGGCGCGTACTTCGATGCGCACTTCGCCTGGATCTGCTTGGCGTGGAACACGCCGTCGCGGCCGAAGCTGCCGTCAGCCAGCGCCTGCGAATCGTCCTTGAACGTGTCCGGCGGGGCCTCGGCGCCGGTGTACTCAACCTGCAGCACGTGTCCCTGCTCCACCAGGTTGAACTCCAGGTGCGTGCCGCGGCGCTTGATCGAGCCCGGGGCCACGTTGCCGGCCACGCGCAGCCGCTTGCTGTAAGCGCTGTCGCCCATGCCGCGCAGTTCCGCGATTGTCACGTAATAGCTCTTACTTTGCTCGACGCCGGTCCAGGCCAAATACGCCAGCGCCAGCACGATCACACCGATCGCCGCGCCGAAACGAACGTACTTGGATTGCGTGTTCGCCATCTGTCAAAAGCCTATGCTCGCCCTCATCAAGGGTCAAGTGAACCCCATTCTGGCAGAGGTCGCAAAGCGGCGCTGTGACGACAGTCACGGCCCGAGAACAGGCGACGCCAGCTCAGTCAGCCGCCGCCGCGCAATGAGTCCGCGCCGGCGGCGTCGCGGTACTGCCACGCGCCGGCCATGGTTGCCGCCACGATCGCCACCAGGTACACCGCGATCGATTCGCCAACCAGCCTGCGCGGCATGAATCGCAGCTCAGCCCAAAAGATGTCGGCCACGCTCAGGCAGAACCACACAGCGAGGCCGGCCATCGCGGCGGTTTTCGGGCCGGGGCCGTGGAACGATCTCATCGACGCATACAACCACATCGTGACCACGCCTAGCGCGAAGACGCCCACGTTGAACACAACTACAAACTCGGTATTGGGAATCGGAAATCTGCTGATGCCGGCCACCGCCATTTGCCACTCCTGGCCGTAGAACATCCATGCTGGAACACCCAGCACCATGACCACCAGCCACCACAGCAGCGCGCCTGTGAGTACCCTGCCGAAGTTCACCTTGCGCATCGAGTCCTCCCCGCGGCGCCCGCGGCACGCCGGGTTCCGCTCAGTTGCCGGACCGCGCCGGAATCTCGGCAGTCCCGGTCACCGTGCCGAGCAGCCCGGAGCGATTGTCGCGAACCCCGATTTTCAGAACATACTTCCCCGGCGCCAGTTGCAGGTTCTGGCTAAACTCGAAGCGCCCGGCCATCAGTTGCGAGAAAACCTTAGGTTTGACAGCCACGTTATACGTTTCCGCCACGTTGTTTACCAGCTTCCCCGCCGGAGTAAAGGCCTGGACTACGAAGTCCACGCTGGCGGCCTGCCCGCCGTCGCCCTTGGCGACAAAGGTGAGCGTATGCGGGTTCACGCCATAGTCCACCCGCAGCGGTGCACCGGCCGACGGTGTCACCCTCACCGCAAACGTCACCGTGCTCACGTCGCTCGAGCCGAACGACATCGCTTCCACGAACTCGCGCTTGCTGACCTCCTGCGCCGCCTGCACCAGGCGCGCCGGGTCGTAGGCAAAGTAGCCCTTGCGCGCGCGCACCTTCGCGCCCTTGCGGTCCACCTTCACCTCGATCTTGCGGTACTTGCCGTCCCATTCCTTACTGTCGGGGTAGTAGCCGAGGGTGTAGTAGTTGGAGCCGTCGGCGACGCTGAGTCCAATCGCGCGGTCGATCTCGTTCCGGTTGTAATAAGCGCGGCCTCCGGTCTCCTCCGCCACCTGCTCCATCGCCAAGTGCGAATCAGGCTGTGACGCCGACCGGAACGGATCGTTGGCGACCCTTTCCGCCTGCGTGGTCTGCGCTCCACTTGTGCGCGTGGTCCACGCATTCGCCAGGTCGTTTCTGGGCAGCGCCACCAGGCCGCGTGCGTCGATCGGATAGACGGCGATCTGATCCGCCGCCAGCAGCGCCGCGGTCCTCACCAGCACGTCTCCATAGTATTCAACCGCACGCGTATAGCTCGGACCGTTGGCCGGGTCATACGACAGCGGAAAGAATCCCGACAGCCAGAGCAGGTTCTTGCGCCCCGGATACGCCGCGGCATGCGCAGCGATCTGCCGAAGCGCGGCGAACGTATTCAGCATCCCCATGCGGCGGCGCTCGGTCTCGCTGAACGCGAACGCATCCTGAATGGCCTGCGCGACCCGCGGCACTTCCGCGAAGTAGGCTCCGTCAGCGCTGGGACTCGGCCGGCCGCTGTCTTCGTCGCTGGCAAGCGCCGCGGGCTGCGCGATGATGCGATC
This genomic interval from Terriglobales bacterium contains the following:
- a CDS encoding HAMP domain-containing sensor histidine kinase codes for the protein MRISSRRGTIVFFIILGAILVGVAVALNVSWIIRNLHEIGTLILGAIFFAIIIAGLILNTIFLVREIRRNEQHDSFINAVTHELKTPIASIRLYLETLESRSLDDRQRRQFYGIMRDDTDRLLGTVEQVLKAGEAGQKRGPSHPVELEFSELVQQCLDLARTRYNLPSEALRYAVAPSNGHRPAVLGDPDELRTAIGNVLDNAIKYSGGKVSVAVEVFEPDEKTVAVRVTDRGIGIPRGELRRIFKRFYRVRNRAVGEVKGTGLGLFIVRSITRRHGGDVLAESAGEGQGATVTIRLPRVRAA
- a CDS encoding response regulator transcription factor, producing the protein MSRLLIVEDEAHLADGLRFNLEAEGHSAEVVSTGEAALEKLLSHANPYDAVVLDVMLPGIDGFQVVTELRRANQYLPVLMLTARGRPEDVLKGFESGADDYLPKPFELAILMARIHGLLRRSDWTRNHAPRPAASENREAAPANDVVSFNGKTVDFRSLELRAAGRTIHLTMMEADLLRHLIRNNGQVVSRRSLLEDVWGLREDTDTRAIDNFIVRLRRYIEREPARPRHLLTVRGVGYKFILEPAAEEKKARLSRWRA
- a CDS encoding CcmD family protein — encoded protein: MKFLYAAYILTWVVHIGYLLSLGQRVKRLREEFEEKK
- the ccsA gene encoding cytochrome c biogenesis protein CcsA — encoded protein: MKNKTTIFAVLTLALLSWGLYQGLEVAPTESTMGDVQRIFYYHFGSAMTAFACFFANFIASLVYLARRDGKSDAVAAASAEVGVVFCTTVLIQGMLWAKPVWGIWWTWDARLTTTLVMWLIYISYLVLRRFSTSGQAPLMAAVLAVFGFVDVPLVYVSNRIFRTQHPQPVIGGGEGSGLDPSMWPPVLWNWLAFTCFALLLIALRYQLERARQRLDEQTVEGAAAR
- a CDS encoding heme exporter protein CcmB; amino-acid sequence: MSALLTITRASLAKDLRLEWRSKDAINSMIFFGLLVVVIFSFAFDPTAEESRKIAGGLIWTSFLFASVVALNQTWAREMHNQVLDGFRASPAPANALFLAKAAGNFLFVVLLEAVMAPLFIVFYNLRSVGPPEQLIAIAMMGTWALVVNGTFFAALSLRTRSREVMLPLLLFPISLPAILGMVSATTLVLTGDGSARFWIELLGVYDVVFTTVCLLLFETVLNAE
- a CDS encoding ABC transporter ATP-binding protein, with the protein product MSTSDYSTRKQACDATPAVELSAVSKVFGPSVALRDATADFAQGKLHVIVGENGAGKSTLLRIIAGLMKPTRGRVAVFGSADLREMAERIGYMPHAPLLYDQLSGLENLRYTACLYGIDDERRCHDVIEAVQLDPKLRRRVGQYSQGMRQRLSLARAIVHDPALLLLDEPFSNVDPGSAQHMVDALATLRDAGRTVVLITHQPALLDGVADNYVSMEAGRITDQGGSAPARSAQFTSTVSLRMEWRSDDL
- a CDS encoding cytochrome c maturation protein CcmE, which translates into the protein MANTQSKYVRFGAAIGVIVLALAYLAWTGVEQSKSYYVTIAELRGMGDSAYSKRLRVAGNVAPGSIKRRGTHLEFNLVEQGHVLQVEYTGAEAPPDTFKDDSQALADGSFGRDGVFHAKQIQAKCASKYAPQDGSKPGAQPAAPKSEAKPAATASASAPANSPSAPSTQ
- a CDS encoding VWA domain-containing protein, with protein sequence MLRTATGLVLIDAVVTENGKPVTGLQAAQFKVLENGKPQNIRVFQAQEYAPPEPGAAAVARRNLPPGVFTNFAPPVNRPPTILLLDLLNTPLADQNRAKQDVLKYLKTVQQDQQVCIYLLANHATLVQDFTSDPRILTAAIDRIIAQPAALASDEDSGRPSPSADGAYFAEVPRVAQAIQDAFAFSETERRRMGMLNTFAALRQIAAHAAAYPGRKNLLWLSGFFPLSYDPANGPSYTRAVEYYGDVLVRTAALLAADQIAVYPIDARGLVALPRNDLANAWTTRTSGAQTTQAERVANDPFRSASQPDSHLAMEQVAEETGGRAYYNRNEIDRAIGLSVADGSNYYTLGYYPDSKEWDGKYRKIEVKVDRKGAKVRARKGYFAYDPARLVQAAQEVSKREFVEAMSFGSSDVSTVTFAVRVTPSAGAPLRVDYGVNPHTLTFVAKGDGGQAASVDFVVQAFTPAGKLVNNVAETYNVAVKPKVFSQLMAGRFEFSQNLQLAPGKYVLKIGVRDNRSGLLGTVTGTAEIPARSGN